A region of Diospyros lotus cultivar Yz01 chromosome 3, ASM1463336v1, whole genome shotgun sequence DNA encodes the following proteins:
- the LOC127797839 gene encoding aldehyde dehydrogenase family 3 member F1-like isoform X1, whose protein sequence is MEATEHDLERQVKEVRDAYNSGKTKEESWRRSQLKALLALLEEREDDIFEALKQDIGKHPAEAYRDEIGTLIKSVNYALGCLKQWMSWKKVTLPVVAFPSSAELVPEPLGLVLIISSWNFPFGLSLEPLIGAIAAGNGVVIKPSDLSPACSSVLANTIHTYLDSEAVKVIQGGPSVGDRLLQLKWDKILFTGSARVAKIVMAAAAKHLTPVILELGGKCPAVVDSISGSWDREVAVKRVVAGKFGTCAGQACIGIDYILGEKAFIPTLVEQIKVMIKKLFGENPKESNSISRIINKHHFLRLKALLDEPMVKASIVYGGSLDEDELFIEPTILVDPPLDATIMSEEIFGPLLPIITLEKIEDSIEFIKSRPKPLTIYAFTKNEELSRRLTYETSSGTLTFNDAIVQYAADTVPFGGTGESGFGRYHGKFSFDAFTHEKGVVRRSFLTDFWFRTPPWNDYKLQLLKSAYRFDYLNLLLITLGLKKRY, encoded by the exons ATGGAAGCGACGGAGCATGATTTGGAGAGGCAAGTGAAGGAAGTCAGGGACGCGTACAACTCCGGGAAGACCAAGGAAGAGAGCTGGAGAAGATCGCAGCTCAAGGCTCTGCTCGCTCTGCTCGAGGAGAGAGAGGACGACATTTTCGAAGCTCTAAAACAGGACATCGGCAAGCATCCTGCCGAGGCCTACCGAGATGAG ATAGGAACGTTGATCAAATCTGTGAATTATGCTTTGGGATGCTTAAAGCAATGGATGTCATGGAAAAAG GTTACGTTGCCTGTAGTTGCATTTCCATCATCAGCAGAATTGGTTCCTGAGCCTCTTGGCCTTGTCCTTATTATCTCATCTTGGAATTTTCCCTTTG GCTTGTCGCTGGAACCATTGATTGGAGCAATCGCTGCTGGAAATGGAGTGGTTATAAAACCTTCAGATCTATCTCCTGCATGTTCTTCAGTTCTAGCTAATACCATCCATACTTACCTAGACAGCGAAGCTGTGAAGGTTATTCAAGGTGGCCCTTCTGTTGGTGATCGACTCTTGCAACTGAAATGGGACAAGATTCTCTTTACAG GTAGCGCACGAGTGGCAAAAATTGTTATGGCTGCAGCTGCAAAGCATCTTACGCCTGTCATTTTGGAGTTGGGTGGGAAGTGCCCTGCAGTGGTTGATTCAATATCTGGTTCTTGGGATAGAGAA GTGGCGGTAAAACGAGTTGTTGCTGGTAAATTTGGTACCTGTGCTGGTCAAGCATGCATAGGAATTGATTATATCCTTGGAGAAAAAGCATTCATTCCCACTTTG GTTGAACAAATTAAGGTCATGATCAAGAAATTGTTTGGAGAAAACCCGAAAGAGTCGAACAGTatatcaagaataatcaacaagcACCACTTCTTAAGATTGAAAGCTCTATTAGATGAGCCTATGGTCAAAGCTTCTATTGTTTACGGGGGTTCACTTGACGAAGATGAACT GTTTATCGAGCCAACAATTTTGGTTGATCCCCCACTCGATGCTACCATCATGTCAGAAGAAATATTTGGACCATTGCTTCCAATAATTACA TTGGAGAAGATTGAAGATAGTATTGAATTCATAAAATCAAGGCCCAAGCCTCTTACTATCTACGCCTTCACCAAAAATGAAGAGCTTAGCAGAAGGCTCACATATGAGACTTCGTCAGGGACCTTGACGTTCAACGATGCTATTGTTCAA TACGCAGCTGACACTGTCCCATTTGGAGGAACTGGTGAAAGCGGATTCGGAAGGTACCATGGAAAATTCTCTTTTGATGCATTCACACACGAGAAGGGAGTTGTCAGAAGAAGTTTTCTTACAGACTTCTGGTTTAGAACACCCCCCTGGAACGATTACAAATTGCAGCTGTTGAAATCAGCTTACCGGTTCGATTATCTTAATCTGCTTCTCATCACATTGGGCTTAAAGAAGAGGTATTAA
- the LOC127797839 gene encoding aldehyde dehydrogenase family 3 member F1-like isoform X2: MSWKKVTLPVVAFPSSAELVPEPLGLVLIISSWNFPFGLSLEPLIGAIAAGNGVVIKPSDLSPACSSVLANTIHTYLDSEAVKVIQGGPSVGDRLLQLKWDKILFTGSARVAKIVMAAAAKHLTPVILELGGKCPAVVDSISGSWDREVAVKRVVAGKFGTCAGQACIGIDYILGEKAFIPTLVEQIKVMIKKLFGENPKESNSISRIINKHHFLRLKALLDEPMVKASIVYGGSLDEDELFIEPTILVDPPLDATIMSEEIFGPLLPIITLEKIEDSIEFIKSRPKPLTIYAFTKNEELSRRLTYETSSGTLTFNDAIVQYAADTVPFGGTGESGFGRYHGKFSFDAFTHEKGVVRRSFLTDFWFRTPPWNDYKLQLLKSAYRFDYLNLLLITLGLKKRY; encoded by the exons ATGTCATGGAAAAAG GTTACGTTGCCTGTAGTTGCATTTCCATCATCAGCAGAATTGGTTCCTGAGCCTCTTGGCCTTGTCCTTATTATCTCATCTTGGAATTTTCCCTTTG GCTTGTCGCTGGAACCATTGATTGGAGCAATCGCTGCTGGAAATGGAGTGGTTATAAAACCTTCAGATCTATCTCCTGCATGTTCTTCAGTTCTAGCTAATACCATCCATACTTACCTAGACAGCGAAGCTGTGAAGGTTATTCAAGGTGGCCCTTCTGTTGGTGATCGACTCTTGCAACTGAAATGGGACAAGATTCTCTTTACAG GTAGCGCACGAGTGGCAAAAATTGTTATGGCTGCAGCTGCAAAGCATCTTACGCCTGTCATTTTGGAGTTGGGTGGGAAGTGCCCTGCAGTGGTTGATTCAATATCTGGTTCTTGGGATAGAGAA GTGGCGGTAAAACGAGTTGTTGCTGGTAAATTTGGTACCTGTGCTGGTCAAGCATGCATAGGAATTGATTATATCCTTGGAGAAAAAGCATTCATTCCCACTTTG GTTGAACAAATTAAGGTCATGATCAAGAAATTGTTTGGAGAAAACCCGAAAGAGTCGAACAGTatatcaagaataatcaacaagcACCACTTCTTAAGATTGAAAGCTCTATTAGATGAGCCTATGGTCAAAGCTTCTATTGTTTACGGGGGTTCACTTGACGAAGATGAACT GTTTATCGAGCCAACAATTTTGGTTGATCCCCCACTCGATGCTACCATCATGTCAGAAGAAATATTTGGACCATTGCTTCCAATAATTACA TTGGAGAAGATTGAAGATAGTATTGAATTCATAAAATCAAGGCCCAAGCCTCTTACTATCTACGCCTTCACCAAAAATGAAGAGCTTAGCAGAAGGCTCACATATGAGACTTCGTCAGGGACCTTGACGTTCAACGATGCTATTGTTCAA TACGCAGCTGACACTGTCCCATTTGGAGGAACTGGTGAAAGCGGATTCGGAAGGTACCATGGAAAATTCTCTTTTGATGCATTCACACACGAGAAGGGAGTTGTCAGAAGAAGTTTTCTTACAGACTTCTGGTTTAGAACACCCCCCTGGAACGATTACAAATTGCAGCTGTTGAAATCAGCTTACCGGTTCGATTATCTTAATCTGCTTCTCATCACATTGGGCTTAAAGAAGAGGTATTAA